From Bradyrhizobium symbiodeficiens, the proteins below share one genomic window:
- a CDS encoding cytochrome P450, with protein MNEHVQGAGGGPLFNPLSPDFIRDPYPHYDRLRTIDPVHVTPFGQFVTSRHADVSLVMRDKRFGKDFVERSTRRYGEKIMDEPVFRSMSHWMLQADPPDHTRLRGLVVKAFTARRVEDMRPRIQAIVDQAIDAVIDRGHMDLIEDFAFRLPVTIICEMLGIPEDHREVFYKSSRDGGRLLDPVPLTPEEIKKGNEGNLMAQMYFQQLFELRRRNPGDDLTTQLVQAEEDGNKLTNEELTANIILLFGAGHETTVNLIGNGLLALHRNPDQLALLKARPELMEGAIEEFLRYDSSVQMTGRVALEEIEDLGGKRIPKGESVLCLLGSANRDPAVYPDRPDRLDVTRQNVKPLSFGGGIHFCLGAQLARIEAEIAIATLLRRLPDLRIDDIENPEWRPTFVLRGLKRLPASW; from the coding sequence ATGAACGAGCACGTGCAAGGCGCCGGCGGCGGACCGCTGTTCAACCCGCTCTCGCCGGACTTCATCCGCGACCCCTATCCGCACTATGACCGGCTGCGCACGATCGATCCGGTCCACGTGACGCCGTTCGGCCAGTTCGTCACCAGTCGCCACGCCGACGTCAGCCTCGTGATGCGCGACAAGCGCTTCGGCAAGGATTTCGTCGAGCGCTCGACGCGCCGCTATGGCGAGAAGATCATGGACGAGCCGGTGTTCCGCAGCATGAGCCATTGGATGCTGCAAGCCGATCCGCCCGACCATACCCGCCTGCGCGGCCTCGTCGTGAAGGCGTTCACCGCGCGCCGGGTCGAGGACATGCGGCCGCGCATCCAGGCGATCGTCGACCAGGCCATCGATGCCGTGATTGATCGCGGCCACATGGACCTGATCGAGGATTTCGCTTTCCGCCTGCCGGTGACCATCATCTGCGAGATGCTCGGGATCCCCGAGGACCATCGCGAGGTCTTCTACAAGAGCTCGCGCGACGGCGGGCGGCTGCTCGACCCCGTGCCCCTCACTCCGGAGGAGATCAAGAAGGGCAACGAGGGCAACCTGATGGCGCAGATGTATTTCCAGCAGCTGTTCGAGCTGCGCCGCCGCAACCCAGGGGACGATCTCACCACCCAGCTGGTGCAGGCCGAGGAGGACGGCAACAAGCTCACCAACGAGGAACTGACCGCCAACATCATCCTCTTGTTCGGCGCCGGCCACGAGACCACGGTGAACCTGATCGGCAACGGCCTTTTGGCGCTCCACCGCAATCCGGACCAGCTTGCGCTGCTCAAGGCCCGCCCCGAGCTGATGGAAGGCGCGATCGAGGAGTTTTTGCGCTACGATTCCTCGGTACAGATGACCGGCCGGGTCGCGCTGGAGGAGATCGAGGATCTCGGCGGCAAGAGGATCCCCAAGGGCGAGAGCGTGCTGTGCCTGCTCGGCTCGGCCAACCGCGATCCCGCGGTCTATCCCGACAGGCCCGACCGGCTGGATGTCACCCGCCAGAATGTGAAGCCGCTGTCGTTCGGCGGCGGCATCCATTTCTGCCTGGGTGCCCAATTGGCGCGCATCGAGGCCGAGATCGCCATTGCCACGCTGCTGCGGCGGCTGCCTGATCTGCGCATCGACGACATCGAAAACCCGGAATGGCGGCCGACCTTCGTGCTGCGCGGCCTGAAGCGGCTGCCGGCGAGCTGGTAG